In one window of Leptospira sp. GIMC2001 DNA:
- the murJ gene encoding murein biosynthesis integral membrane protein MurJ yields MSSAKKSLALSFYTLLSRVLGLVRDHFMATSFGTGMVASAFSVAYRLPNMFRNLLAEGTLSQSFMPIFSDYESRSIDEARIMTGSVLSFLFFLLSLFVGIFLFFAPLILPILVGGTKEYGDLVVDLSFILFFLIMTASLSSIFMAISNSQDRYFIPSLSPIILNFSYIIVFIVIFPLTDTIMEKVRYLSFGIVIGGLIQLVVQGAFVYMQGLGPSFNLNWSHPAIAKIFRLMLPAVVGGGFYQLGLLVDIFLANYIQNQNPGLGAVVSLDYSQRLVQLPTGIIGVALATTILPSLLKKVRNHERDQVPDEIGNSFRFALFLTVPASIGLLTMGTVVLDSIYFGGRWDHIATATTLVPLGFYALAIPFYSMNKILISSFYAFQDTKTPLKVQAISFGLSMVVAISLMNVLKHSSIALASALSSALTFCVLILSLRNHDIIISLGENLKKALRLIPPLILLAIWTCFISLYSYSFLLEEFTRHELSHANASRIILLIGIIPAMGLYFFGAYLTGVEEWKILFGKLRRKRN; encoded by the coding sequence GTGAGTTCAGCGAAAAAAAGCTTAGCACTATCATTCTACACATTGTTATCCAGAGTCCTCGGACTCGTCCGTGATCATTTCATGGCTACGAGTTTTGGAACTGGAATGGTAGCTTCAGCTTTTTCTGTTGCATACAGACTTCCTAATATGTTTAGAAATCTTTTGGCAGAAGGGACGCTCTCGCAATCCTTTATGCCAATATTCAGTGATTACGAATCTCGAAGCATAGATGAAGCGAGAATCATGACTGGCTCCGTGTTAAGCTTTTTATTTTTTCTTCTCTCTCTATTTGTGGGGATTTTTTTATTTTTTGCACCTTTAATCTTGCCTATATTAGTTGGTGGAACTAAAGAATATGGAGATTTAGTTGTAGATTTATCTTTTATACTTTTCTTTCTGATTATGACTGCAAGTCTTTCTTCGATCTTTATGGCGATATCAAATTCTCAAGATCGATATTTTATTCCTTCACTTTCACCTATCATTTTGAATTTTAGCTATATAATTGTCTTTATTGTAATTTTTCCGCTTACCGATACGATTATGGAAAAGGTTCGGTATCTAAGTTTCGGAATTGTTATAGGCGGATTGATTCAGCTTGTCGTGCAAGGAGCCTTTGTATATATGCAAGGATTGGGTCCTAGTTTTAATTTGAATTGGTCTCATCCTGCTATCGCAAAAATTTTCAGACTGATGCTTCCTGCTGTTGTAGGAGGAGGATTTTATCAATTGGGACTGTTAGTTGATATTTTTCTTGCCAACTATATCCAAAATCAGAATCCAGGTTTAGGTGCCGTTGTCAGTCTTGATTATTCTCAACGTCTGGTTCAACTTCCTACTGGAATTATTGGTGTTGCTCTTGCCACAACAATCTTACCATCTTTACTGAAAAAAGTCCGCAATCATGAAAGAGACCAAGTCCCAGATGAAATTGGAAATAGCTTTCGATTTGCATTATTTCTCACTGTTCCGGCTAGCATAGGTTTGCTTACAATGGGTACTGTGGTTTTGGATTCGATTTATTTTGGAGGACGTTGGGATCATATAGCTACGGCAACTACTTTGGTTCCATTGGGTTTTTATGCTCTCGCCATTCCTTTCTATAGCATGAATAAGATTTTGATCTCTTCATTCTATGCTTTTCAGGATACAAAAACACCACTCAAAGTTCAAGCGATCTCATTTGGATTGAGTATGGTGGTTGCGATTTCTCTAATGAACGTTCTAAAACACAGTAGCATTGCCCTTGCATCAGCGCTTTCTTCAGCTCTTACATTTTGCGTCCTTATACTTTCTCTTCGAAATCATGATATTATAATTTCTCTAGGAGAGAATCTTAAAAAAGCTCTAAGATTGATACCACCGCTGATTTTACTTGCAATTTGGACTTGTTTTATATCTCTTTATTCTTATTCTTTTCTTTTGGAAGAGTTTACCAGGCACGAACTCAGTCATGCAAATGCTTCCCGGATCATACTTTTGATCGGAATTATTCCAGCAATGGGTTTATACTTTTTCGGAGCTTATCTTACAGGAGTAGAGGAATGGAAAATTCTGTTTGGAAAATTGAGAAGAAAGCGAAACTAA
- a CDS encoding LA_2478/LA_2722/LA_4182 family protein translates to MENSVWKIEKKAKLIASLNRFLFLLIFLSANCSPKIDKTEIVKIGKRYPEVLCEKIEACARLELETMNSEDRKEALAYLPTKENCLVDQLDAKVLPTAINDPEIGNITQERLDVVKSCIKGIQTADCNDLDSSYSIQGCEELYNIGN, encoded by the coding sequence ATGGAAAATTCTGTTTGGAAAATTGAGAAGAAAGCGAAACTAATTGCATCGTTGAATCGATTCTTGTTTTTGCTTATATTCTTAAGTGCAAATTGTTCACCAAAAATTGACAAAACTGAAATAGTTAAAATAGGTAAGCGATATCCGGAAGTTCTGTGTGAAAAAATAGAAGCATGCGCGAGGCTCGAACTGGAGACTATGAATTCAGAAGATAGAAAGGAAGCTCTTGCATATCTACCCACCAAAGAAAACTGTCTGGTAGATCAATTGGATGCCAAAGTGTTACCAACAGCTATCAATGATCCAGAGATTGGAAATATAACACAAGAAAGACTAGATGTTGTAAAAAGTTGCATCAAAGGAATCCAAACCGCTGATTGCAACGATTTAGATTCCAGTTATTCCATTCAAGGCTGTGAAGAATTGTATAATATTGGAAATTAA
- a CDS encoding LA_0442/LA_0875 N-terminal domain-containing protein, with protein sequence MIKNRISSLAFILLLTLIPVQLFAAHSVILKNGKTVKGLVVGQNENGLTVKLADGSTQNIAKTNILKVVYKDVSENEEKQIRVAEEKKLREKELKEEAARKKKEEEEAKKLAIEEKKRQEEQDKLDKEKAKTDALAKDRVKSEGTRSKWSIVWRSAVLPSWGLYHAKRPVAGTIYTGLFYTSILFAMTARSKALDAKSEYDTATLIYQATRPSADQLGANPDIGAYFIQDTFSSTYVNETKDKFKASVNQSNAAVGVVGLIYFIQLAHSYFAGVTWVEEEFMTHKPLKSGWELNSTWEQTGLAREHRTDINYTWRF encoded by the coding sequence ATGATCAAGAACAGAATTTCATCACTCGCATTTATCCTTTTATTAACCCTTATTCCTGTGCAATTATTTGCAGCTCATTCGGTAATTCTTAAGAATGGAAAGACTGTAAAGGGATTGGTTGTAGGTCAGAATGAGAATGGACTAACTGTAAAACTTGCTGATGGAAGCACGCAAAATATTGCAAAAACCAATATTTTGAAAGTTGTTTACAAGGACGTATCCGAAAACGAAGAAAAGCAGATTCGAGTTGCTGAAGAAAAAAAGCTTCGCGAAAAAGAACTTAAGGAAGAAGCTGCTCGCAAGAAAAAAGAAGAGGAAGAAGCCAAGAAACTTGCTATAGAAGAAAAGAAAAGACAAGAAGAGCAAGATAAACTTGATAAAGAAAAAGCAAAAACAGATGCTTTAGCTAAAGATCGAGTAAAAAGCGAAGGAACAAGATCCAAGTGGTCTATAGTTTGGAGATCAGCAGTCCTTCCAAGTTGGGGTTTGTATCACGCTAAGCGTCCAGTCGCTGGAACTATCTACACAGGATTATTTTATACTTCTATACTTTTTGCCATGACAGCACGTAGCAAAGCCCTTGATGCCAAATCAGAATATGATACTGCAACATTGATCTACCAAGCAACTAGACCTTCAGCAGATCAACTAGGAGCCAACCCAGATATCGGTGCCTACTTCATTCAAGATACTTTCTCTAGTACTTATGTTAACGAAACAAAAGATAAATTTAAGGCTTCTGTGAATCAGAGCAATGCGGCAGTTGGAGTCGTTGGACTTATATATTTCATTCAATTAGCACACTCTTATTTTGCAGGTGTCACTTGGGTTGAAGAAGAGTTCATGACTCATAAACCATTAAAATCTGGTTGGGAATTGAATTCCACTTGGGAACAGACTGGTCTTGCAAGAGAGCATAGAACTGATATCAATTACACTTGGAGATTTTAA